A part of Bombus huntii isolate Logan2020A chromosome 16, iyBomHunt1.1, whole genome shotgun sequence genomic DNA contains:
- the LOC126874560 gene encoding ARL14 effector protein-like isoform X2: MDSGNSNSSETPSHPLVESTPPTQRRTRGSRQKAVDSVTKKFLRNFDPEHSEREKRCHLPCVKCSSPKCSHECRNNRKWTYESIENEGSDIIIKNPLLKES; encoded by the exons ATGGATTCAGGAAACTCGAATTCTAGTGAAACACCCTCGCACCCGCTGGTAGAATCTACTCCACCTACTCAACGA AGAACTCGAGGATCACGTCAGAAAGCAGTAGACAGCGTGACGAAAAAATTCCTGCGAAATTTCGATCCAGAACACAGTGAAAGGGAGAAAC GATGTCATCTTCCTTGCGTCAAATGTTCTTCGCCAAAGTGTAGCCACGAATGCAG GAATAATCGCAAGTGGACGTACGAGTCAATAGAAAACGAAGGCAGCGATATCATCATAAAAAATCCTTTATTAAAAGAATCTTGA
- the LOC126874560 gene encoding ARL14 effector protein isoform X1 produces the protein MDSGNSNSSETPSHPLVESTPPTQRRTRGSRQKAVDSVTKKFLRNFDPEHSEREKRKLHRRLYQGNKRHALYNENGIYIRTGDDLCDCLNLNCAGCHLPCVKCSSPKCSHECRNNRKWTYESIENEGSDIIIKNPLLKES, from the exons ATGGATTCAGGAAACTCGAATTCTAGTGAAACACCCTCGCACCCGCTGGTAGAATCTACTCCACCTACTCAACGA AGAACTCGAGGATCACGTCAGAAAGCAGTAGACAGCGTGACGAAAAAATTCCTGCGAAATTTCGATCCAGAACACAGTGAAAGGGAGAAACGTAAGCTTCATAGACGACTATACCAAGGCAACAAAAGACACGCTTTGTACAACGAAAATGGCATATATATCCGAACAGGAGATGATTTATGTGACTGTTTAAATTTGAATTGTGCAGGATGTCATCTTCCTTGCGTCAAATGTTCTTCGCCAAAGTGTAGCCACGAATGCAG GAATAATCGCAAGTGGACGTACGAGTCAATAGAAAACGAAGGCAGCGATATCATCATAAAAAATCCTTTATTAAAAGAATCTTGA